The sequence AATTGTAATTAGAAGACATGGTAAACCCGTAAGCGCCAGCGCAGAATACGGCCAAAAGGTCTCCCGCAGATACTTTAGGCAGAGTCCTGTCCTTAGCAAAAAAATCACCCGACTCACATATAGGACCTACTATATCAGTCACCATTACCTTTCTGGCACCCGGAGGCCAAAGGGAAGGCCTTTCCAGTTGCCATCTCCCTTTTGCCACTTCCTCGAGTTTAACTGGCTTTATCTCATGGTAAGCATTGTACAGAGTTGGCCTGATAAAATCGGACATTCCTGCGTCAACCACAATAAATTTTTTGGAAAACATCTCTTTTATATAGAGAATTTTGGTTACCAGAATCCCTGCATTGCCCACTATAGCTCTTCCCGGCTCAAAGATTCCCCGGGAACTAATCTTTTTAATCAGAGGTATCAAAACACGAGCATAACTGGCAGGTGTAGGCGGCCTCTCGTTCCAATAAGTTATACCCAAACCTCCTCCCACATTCACATAATCAAGATTTATTCCAATCTTTTTCAGCTTATCGGAAACAGTGATTAGCTTTTTCACTCCTCTAATAAAGGGCCCTATCGTTGTAATCTGAGAACCGATGTGCATATGAATGCCACAGATTTCCAGATTTCCCAGCCTCTTCGCCAGTTTATAGCCTTCAACTGCTCTGGCCAATTCGAAACCAAACTTGCCCTTCTTTACCCCGGTAGCGATATAAGGATGTGTGTGGGGTTCGATATCAGGATTAATCCTTAAAGCAATTCTCGCTTTTTTCCCCAATCTCACAGCAACCCGGTTAAGTAGAGCCAATTCCTCGAATGAGTCTACATTAATCATTAGAATATCCGACTTAATGGCTAACTCCATCTCTTCTTTTGTCTTGCCGTTTCCATTAAGAATAATCTTCCGTCCGGGAACTCCCAGTCCCAGAGCTTGCTTGAGTTCTCCCAATGAAGCCACATCAGCACCGCTACCGGTATCAGTCAAAATTTTGCATAGAGTAGAGTTCGAGTTTGCTTTAAAAGCATAACATACGAGGTGTCTTATTTTTCCCAGTCCACTGTGGAAACTTCGGTAATTCTCCAGAAGAGTCCTGTGACTGTAGAGATAGAAAGGCGTCCCCACTTCGCCAGCTACCTTCTCTACAGAAACTCCCTCACAGAAGAGATGCCCATTCCCGTAACTAAAATGTCTCATTCTTATTTTTCCTTAACTTTTGACTTCTTAATCTGGTTCTTTACTTTCTCCGGAGCAGTTCCTCCCTGGGACTTACGGGATTCCACACACCTTCTTATATTAATAACATCAAAAAAATCCTCAGAAAATAGGGGCGAAAAAACTTTCAATTCCTTAACACTCAGCTCTTCCAGAGACTTACCTCTCCCCATAGAGTAGAGGACAATATCTCTTATAAGCTGATGAGCCTTTCGGAAGGGAACTCCCTTTCTGACTAAATAATCGGCTGCATCAGTAGCATTTAAATATCCTTCTTTAGTTAGCGAAAGCATCTTTTCTCGATTCAATTTTAGCGATGATATAAGTGGTGATAAAACTTCCAGGACATTTTTCAGAGTATCCACAGTATCGAATAATCTTTCCTTATCTTCCTGCATATCCCGATTATAAGAGAGGGGAAGTCCCTTCATCACTGTAAGCAGGGACTGGAGATTCCCGTAAATCCTGCCAGTCTTCCCCCGGATGAGTTCAGCAACATCGGGATTCTTCTTCTGGGGCATAATCGAAGAACCAGTACAAAAATCTTCATCCATTTCGATAAAAGAGAATTCTGGCGAGGACCAGATAACCAATTCCTCTGCCAACCTGGAAAGATGCATCATCAGCATTGCCCCGGTTGACAAAAACTCGATTACAAAATCACGATCGGAAACGGTATCTATGCTGTTCTCGCTAATTGAGGAGAATCCTAATTGCCTGGCAATAAACTCCCGATCAATGGAAAAACTTGTGCCTGCTAAAGCTCCCGCGCCCAAAGGCAAAACATTCATTCTCTCCAGACAATCTGCAAATCTCTCCCTGTCTCGTTTCAGCATAAAGAAGTATGCCATTAAGTGGTGTGAAAAAAGAACTGGCTGAGCATGTTGCAGATGAGTAAATCCTGGCATTATTACTTCCATATTCTTCTCAGACAATTTCACTATAGAATCCTGCAGATTTTTTATAAGTCCAGAAATCCTCTCTATCTCATTTCTTAAATACATTCTCATATCGAGGGAAACCTGGTCGTTGCGGCTCCTGGCAGTGTGCAGTCTGCCTCCGGACTCTCCTGTTTTCTCAATCAATCTTCTCTCAATAGCCATATGGATATCTTCATCTTGAGGAAGAAATCTAAATTTTCCCTTAGCAATTTCGTCTTCAATTTCCCGCAATCCTTTAAGAATCTTATCTCCTTCGCTTTTTGAGATAATTTTGCACTTTACCAGCATCTTACAATGGGCAATGCTTCCCGCAATATCGTAAGGTGCCAATCTTCTGTCGAAAGATATGGAAGATGTGAAACCAGAAGTATTAATCTTTTTCGATTTCTTATTTTTCATAAACCCTCCAATAATTGGAGTAGCACCGCTTGCGGTGCGTTGGCTTGCTCTGCGTTAACTAATCGCGAAACAAGTTTCGCTACTCCAAAAGACTCTGGAGTAGCAGAGCTTGCTCTATGCTCAAAACCCATCTTCTTTCATAGTAAAATCTATTACGGAATATTTCTCAAAGCAACTATCTATCCATTGCTGCCCTTTCTCACCAAGATAATCCCTATAACTGGAAAAGAGATACTCTCCCATTAGAGACACATAACTATGTTTTACAGGATTATAATTAGTATAATTCATCCTTCTCCAAAAATCGGCCTCATCACGAATGCATCGATCCCAATATTGGTACCAGCATTGCCTTCCGGATATCTTGTCCAACTTGTTAAGCTCTATGGCACTTTTTCCGGTCACCGACCCTACAAAGCGAGGTAGAAGTTCTCCCCTAAATGCTTTAATTAAAATGTGAAAATGATTGTCTAAAATCACCCACGCGCGCAAAATATATCCAAATTTCTTAATTGCAGAGTCTAAAGTAGATTTGATAAATTGCTTTTTTATATCGTTGTTAAACAATCTACTCTTCCTAAATGTCCCAACTGTAATGAAATAATTAGTATTATCAAGATAAATATGTGGCGGACGATGCTTATCGATAATCATTTATTTACGCGAAACAAGTTTCGCTACTCCAAATAATTGGAGTAGCACCGCTTGC comes from bacterium and encodes:
- the lysA gene encoding diaminopimelate decarboxylase, which codes for MRHFSYGNGHLFCEGVSVEKVAGEVGTPFYLYSHRTLLENYRSFHSGLGKIRHLVCYAFKANSNSTLCKILTDTGSGADVASLGELKQALGLGVPGRKIILNGNGKTKEEMELAIKSDILMINVDSFEELALLNRVAVRLGKKARIALRINPDIEPHTHPYIATGVKKGKFGFELARAVEGYKLAKRLGNLEICGIHMHIGSQITTIGPFIRGVKKLITVSDKLKKIGINLDYVNVGGGLGITYWNERPPTPASYARVLIPLIKKISSRGIFEPGRAIVGNAGILVTKILYIKEMFSKKFIVVDAGMSDFIRPTLYNAYHEIKPVKLEEVAKGRWQLERPSLWPPGARKVMVTDIVGPICESGDFFAKDRTLPKVSAGDLLAVFCAGAYGFTMSSNYNSRCRPAEVLVRKETYNIIRKRETYQDLIKGM
- the argH gene encoding argininosuccinate lyase; amino-acid sequence: MKNKKSKKINTSGFTSSISFDRRLAPYDIAGSIAHCKMLVKCKIISKSEGDKILKGLREIEDEIAKGKFRFLPQDEDIHMAIERRLIEKTGESGGRLHTARSRNDQVSLDMRMYLRNEIERISGLIKNLQDSIVKLSEKNMEVIMPGFTHLQHAQPVLFSHHLMAYFFMLKRDRERFADCLERMNVLPLGAGALAGTSFSIDREFIARQLGFSSISENSIDTVSDRDFVIEFLSTGAMLMMHLSRLAEELVIWSSPEFSFIEMDEDFCTGSSIMPQKKNPDVAELIRGKTGRIYGNLQSLLTVMKGLPLSYNRDMQEDKERLFDTVDTLKNVLEVLSPLISSLKLNREKMLSLTKEGYLNATDAADYLVRKGVPFRKAHQLIRDIVLYSMGRGKSLEELSVKELKVFSPLFSEDFFDVINIRRCVESRKSQGGTAPEKVKNQIKKSKVKEK
- a CDS encoding transposase — protein: MIIDKHRPPHIYLDNTNYFITVGTFRKSRLFNNDIKKQFIKSTLDSAIKKFGYILRAWVILDNHFHILIKAFRGELLPRFVGSVTGKSAIELNKLDKISGRQCWYQYWDRCIRDEADFWRRMNYTNYNPVKHSYVSLMGEYLFSSYRDYLGEKGQQWIDSCFEKYSVIDFTMKEDGF